The Edaphobacter flagellatus sequence AACGTGCACGTCACCAATGTCTACAACAAGACGGTGGTGGTGAACAATGTGAACCGTGTGAGCTACAACGGCGGCAACGGCGGCATCCAGGCGCGTCCTACGGCGTCGGAGCAGGCGGCGTTCAACGAGCATCACTATCAGCCGACGGCGAACCAGATGTCGCATGAGCAGGCGATGCGGAACGATCGCGGCCAGCTTGCCTCGGTCAACCATGGACAGCCGCGGACGATGGCGATGTCGCAGGTGGGGCAGCGTCAGGTGAACCAGCAGCAGCGGATCGCCAATGGCGTTAGCTCGGGTCAGCTGACTCCGCGTGAGACGCAGCATCTGGAGAACCGTGAGGCGAACATCAATCAGCAGGTTCGTCAGGATCGCCAGGCAAACGGGGGACACCTGACACAGCCTGAGCGGCAGCAGGTGAACCGCGAGCAGAATCGCGCCAGCCAGCAGATCCATGAAGACAGGCATAACGGGGCGCGTGGTCCCCGGTAAAAGGTCGTAGAGACAAATACAAAAATACGACAACTCTGGTTAGAGGGAGGCGGTCCGGATTCATGTCCGGATCGCTTTTCTTTTTGTCGCTAGAATGAAGCGGTGAGTCATCCGTTACTGGAGCGCGTGGTTGTGGTGCTGGTGCGTGCGCGCAATTCCAACAATATTGGTGCGGTGGCGCGAGCGATGCATGACTTTGGCTTTCGCGATCTGCGCATTGTGAATGAGTATCGCGTCTCGTTTGAGACGGCGCGCTCGGCTGTGGATGCTTCGGCGGTGATGGCTGGGGCGAAGGCGTTCGAATCGGTAGCGGAGGCTGTGGCTGACTGCACGCTGGTGGTAGGGACGACTGCTGTCGGCGAACGAGCGCTGGAGCATCCGCTGCATGCTCTGGTGGAAGCTGGTGCGCTGATCAAGGCTGAAGCCGCGAGTGATAATGGCCGCGTGGCACTGTTGTTTGGCTCGGAGAAAACGGGCCTGAGCAATACGGAGCTGAGCTACTGCAATTTTCTTCTGACGATTCCGATGTATGAGCACGAGGATGTGCGGCATCCTTCGATGAACCTGGGACAGGCCGTGGCGGTGTGTCTGTACGAGCTGGTGCGAACTGCGGGTGTTCACACGGGCGTCGGCGTGCGCGAGGCTGCTGCCGCTGCCGAGGTAGAGCGCGTGGCGACTCTGCTGAGCGAGGTGCTGGAGGTGACGGGATATAAACGGCGGCATCCATCGAACTCGAGCGAAGAGCAGATACGCAGGCTGGTGGTGCGCATGGGGTTGAGCGCGGTGGATGTTCCGGTATGGATGGGCGTGTTGCGGCAGATGCTGAGGAAGGCAACCAGCGAGTCCGGAAAGTAAGGTCTTTGCTGTTGCCAAAAGCGCCGGTGACGATAGACTGCTGGCACAGTTCAAAAAATAAGGGCCAGATACGACTTCTTAGGAGGAGCAGAGGTATGTCGTCAGGGAAGAGTTTGCGCGTCTGGAGCAGTGTGCTGCTTGCGCCGATTGCGGTAGCCGGGTGGGCACAAGGCAGGCAGGTGACGACGGCGGATTACGCACACGCCGAGAGCTTTATGAACTACAACGTGAATCCGCTGGTTTATCACAGCGTGAGTAATCCGGTGTGGATGGGCGATGGAAGATTCTGGTATCGCGATTCTGCTGCGGATGGAACGACGTTCATGTTGGTCGATCCGGTGAAGAAGACAAAGGCTGCCGCGTTCGACCGGGAGAAACTGGCGAAGGCGCTGAGTACTGCCGCAGGCACAAAGCTCGATGCGAAGAGGCTACCGATTGCGGAGTTTGCGCTGAGCGACGGCGATACGGTGGTTGCGCTCGAAGCGCGTGGAAGGCACTGGCGCTGCGATATGAGTGGAGAGGGCAAGTGCGTTTCGACAGATGCGCAGAAGGACGATGCGAAGGCGGCGTCGCCTGCTCGTGGTGGAAGGCGTGAGCGGCCTCCGTTTGCTCTGTCGCCGGATGGAAAGAAGGCGGCGTTTATTCGCGACTGGAATCTTTGGGTGCGTGATGTGGCCACCGGCAAAGAGACGCAGCTGACCATGGATGGCGTGAAGGATTATGGCTATGCGACGGACAACGCAGGGTGGCAGTCGAGCGATCGGCCGATCCTGGTCT is a genomic window containing:
- a CDS encoding YXWGXW repeat-containing protein, which produces MASLKTVRVVILAAAAAVVAAAPMASHASVSIAISVGTPPPALPVYAQPAIPAPGYIWTPGYWAWGPAGYYWVPGVWVMPPAVGMLWTPGYWGWSGGAYLFHAGYWGPHIGFYGGVNYGFGYGGVGYEGGYWNHGVFAYNRSVNNITNVHVTNVYNKTVVVNNVNRVSYNGGNGGIQARPTASEQAAFNEHHYQPTANQMSHEQAMRNDRGQLASVNHGQPRTMAMSQVGQRQVNQQQRIANGVSSGQLTPRETQHLENREANINQQVRQDRQANGGHLTQPERQQVNREQNRASQQIHEDRHNGARGPR
- a CDS encoding RNA methyltransferase; this encodes MSHPLLERVVVVLVRARNSNNIGAVARAMHDFGFRDLRIVNEYRVSFETARSAVDASAVMAGAKAFESVAEAVADCTLVVGTTAVGERALEHPLHALVEAGALIKAEAASDNGRVALLFGSEKTGLSNTELSYCNFLLTIPMYEHEDVRHPSMNLGQAVAVCLYELVRTAGVHTGVGVREAAAAAEVERVATLLSEVLEVTGYKRRHPSNSSEEQIRRLVVRMGLSAVDVPVWMGVLRQMLRKATSESGK